A region from the Aegilops tauschii subsp. strangulata cultivar AL8/78 chromosome 5, Aet v6.0, whole genome shotgun sequence genome encodes:
- the LOC141022503 gene encoding mitochondrial metalloendopeptidase OMA1-like has product MLRPLRRQYRWYDDPRKVAAATAIGLSSAVMATCDREVVPCTNRSHLVVLSPQKERDLGESLFAEEMAKHRHKTVDPCHPDSVRVRLIAERIIHAANRGLGVYDSRDAPMLRVTQKGNKPWAPQPHTRHLHGLNGSWELVLARHDNVTVGSAPSGKIIVFTGLLDWYKNDGEIAFALAHEVGHLIARHQADIMSRLWLPAILRRSFLHRMEIEADRIGTLLLGAAGFHPRNALAFIGKATEIVGDHTLRKEILEADHPHPKRRLWHLSDANTLEEALELYREATAMDKVTQKYFVNPTM; this is encoded by the exons ATGTTGCGGCCGCTTCGTCGGCAGTACCGTTGGTACGACGACCCTCGGAAGGTCGCCGCGGCGACGGCGATCGGCTTGAGCTCCGCGGTGATGGCCACATGCGACCGCGAGGTCGTGCCCTGCACCAACCGCTCCCACCTGGTCGTCCTATCTCCCCAGAAGGAGCGCGACCTCGGCGAGTCCCTCTTCGCCGAGGAGATGGCCAAGCACAGGCATAAGACGGTCGACCCATGCCATCCGGATAGCGTCCGCGTCCGTCTCATCGCCGAGAGAATCATCCACGCCGCCAACCGTGGCCTGGGCGTCTACGACAGCCGTGACGCCCCCATGCTCCGTGTCACTCAGAAAGGAAACAAGCCGTGGGCACCGCAGCCACACACGAGGCACCTCCATGGCCTCAACGGCAGCTGGGAGCTGGTCCTGGCCAGGCATGATAACGTCACTGTAGGCTCCGCGCCCAGTGGCAAGATTATAGTCTTCACCGGACTGCTGGACTGGTATAAGAACGACGGCGAAATCGCCTTCGCTCTTGCACATGAG GTTGGGCACCTGATTGCAAGGCACCAGGCGGATATCATGAGTAGGCTGTGGTTGCCTGCAATCCTACGTCGGAGCTTCTTACATCG TATGGAGATAGAGGCAGATCGCATTGGAACCTTACTACTTGGTGCTGCTGGTTTCCATCCACGCAATGCCCTTGCATTCATTGGGAAGGCAACCGAGATTGTAGGAGATCATACTCTACGGAAAGAGATCCTAGAAGCTGATCATCCTCACCCCAAGAGAAGATTGTGGCATTTATCAGACGCCAATACATTGGAGGAAGCGCTGGAACTGTACAGAGAAGCTACTGCCATGGATAAAGTAACTCAAAAATATTTCGTCAACCCTACAATGTAA